Proteins found in one Drosophila innubila isolate TH190305 chromosome X, UK_Dinn_1.0, whole genome shotgun sequence genomic segment:
- the LOC117784021 gene encoding cytochrome P450 4ae1 isoform X2: MVLVTSEPSLVEGVLLSKQQLRKSVVYGALGSWLGNGLLLSRGEHWHAMRKIITPAFHFNILEQHIDVFDRQCSVLIEKLKPLADSSDNSIQQAINIYPYMCLVALDIISEAAMGVGIDAQMNVDSPVVQAVKDVTNTLATRFMRPHLLFPLVFRWCWPSGYRKQHDGIKCLRNFTDDIIERRRQLLHRWEQQPANSQEVAKRAPLLDTLLQASLDGAPLTDAQIRDEVSTFIFAGHDTTTSAASFCLYLLSRNPTVQQCLFDELYAYYGSDMERSVAYNDFAQLSFLHCVVKESLRLYPPIPVVARCLEKNFVFGDANVPAGTNVILLLWKLLRDEKFYREPLRFWPERHLPNNDIDVGLAKSISSYIPFSAGPRNCIGQRFALLELKTILIKMLRHFELLPMGVDVKPSIKIVLRSATGVNLGLKTRSYTQ; this comes from the exons ATGGTGCTGGTCACCTCGGAGCCCAGTCTGGTGGAGGGTGTGCTCCTGAGCAAGCAGCAACTACGCAAGAGTGTTGTCTACGGTGCACTTGGCAGCTGGCTGGGCAACGGATTGCTTCTGAGTCGCGGCGAGCATTGGCATGCGATGCGCAAGATCATAACGCCAGCATTCCACTTCAACATACTGGAGCAGCACATCGACGTCTTTGACAGGCAGTGTAGTGTGCTCATAGAGAAACTGAAGCCACTGGCAGACAGCAGTGATAACAGCATTCAGCAGGCAATCAATATATATCCTTACATGTGCCTTGTTGCCCTCGACATTATCAGCGAGGCGGCAATGGGCGTCGGCATTGATGCCCAGATGAATGTGGACTCGCCGGTGGTGCAGGCTGTCAAGGA TGTTACCAACACTCTGGCGACACGTTTCATGCGACCGCATCTGCTCTTCCCCTTGGTATTTCGATGGTGCTGGCCCAGCGGCTATCGCAAGCAGCATGATGGCATCAAGTGTTTGCGCAACTTCACCGACGATATCATCGAGCGGCGACGTCAGCTGTTGCATAGATGGGAACAGCAGCCCGCCAATTCACAGGAAGTGGCCAAGCGTGCTCCATTATTGGATACATTGCTGCAGGCAAGCTTGGATGGTGCACCACTGACAGATGCACAGATACGCGATGAGGTGAGCACGTTCATCTTTGCCGGACACGACACGACCACATCAGCAGCGTCCTTCTGCCTGTATCTACTGTCGAGGAATCCCACGGTGCAGCAGTGTTTATTTGACGAACTGTATGCATACTACGGCTCGGATATGGAACGCTCTGTTGCCTATAATGACTTTGCGCAGCTCTCCTTTCTGCATTGCGTCGTCAAGGAGTCGTTGCGCCTGTATCCGCCCATACCAGTCGTGGCACGTTGCCTGGAAAAGAATTTCGTTTTCG GAGATGCAAATGTTCCTGCCGGCACCAATGTGATTTTACTGCTCTGGAAGTTGCTGCGCGATGAGAAGTTCTATAGAGAACCGCTTCGCTTCTGGCCAGAACGACATTTGCCTAATAATGACATTGATGTTGGACTCGCCAAAAGCATCTCTAGTTATATACCATTCAGTGCTGGTCCCCGCAATTGTATTGGTCAACGATTTGCGCTTCTCGAGCTCAAGACGATTCTCATCAAAATGCTGCGTCATTTTGAGCTGCTTCCAATGGGCGTCGATGTAAAGCCGTCAATAAAAATTGTCCTGCGATCAGCTACTGGAGTAAATTTAGGCTTAAAGACTCGCTCATATacgcaataa
- the LOC117784063 gene encoding NADH dehydrogenase [ubiquinone] 1 alpha subcomplex subunit 7, producing the protein MAAARRDIAPFLQRVRAFLLGREHTVALRFEDGLADRTQPQPEIPDGPSHQYSANYYCSRDGRREVNPPIDLVQQHKLLGAEGEAPASKAGSKLPTPGKVYAWD; encoded by the exons ATGGCAGCCGCCCGACGTGATATAGCGCCGTTCTTGCAACGTGTGCGTGCTTTCCTCCTCGGC CGCGAACACACCGTTGCACTGCGGTTCGAGGATGGCCTGGCCGATCGCACACAGCCCCAACCAGAGATCCCCGACGGTCCCTCGCATCAGTACTCGGCCAACTACTATTGCTCCCGTGATGGTCGCCGTGAAGTGAATCCGCCAATTGACCTGGTGCAACAACATAAACTGCTCGGGGCGGAGGGTGAGGCACCCGCATCCAAGGCTGGCTCCAAGCTGCCAACGCCGGGCAAAGTCTACGCATGGGACTAA
- the LOC117784005 gene encoding cytochrome P450 4d2, whose translation MLWLTVLLIGIPCLLLWDYLIRKRRNDMLNYMRGPLTLPFLGSVHLHRGLDGERVMDYALANCAKYGKMYRIWILNQLTIFCTDPRDIEIILSSTQHIKKNSLYNLMLPWLGTGLLMSVGRKWHARRKIITPTFHFKILEQFVDIFDLQSNILVDQLQKHADGKTAFNIFPIICLTALDIIAETAMGTKVNAQRSPDLPYVRAVFEVTNIITLRFIKPWQRIDWMFRLVEPSLAKRQDTLIKTMHDFTETVIQQRRDALINHHQQQQKTKTKTNCGGNECDDLGQKRRMALLDVLLQSTIDGEPLSNEDIREEVDTFMFEGHDTTTSGISFCLYEISRHASVQQRLVNEIHEVLGDDKKRPVTLRDLNELKYLECVIKESLRMHPPVPIIGRNLTEDVDMRGQLIPAGTNFIIGLYAVLRSPREFEAPNEFRPERFASDEATISSPASSQSRPTQPQMQFQTHPYAYVPFSAGPRNCIGQKYAILEMKSVISKVLQHFELLPLGPEPRPMLSLVLRSANGIHLGMRPRQDP comes from the exons ATGCTGTGGTTAACAGTACTTCTGATTGGCATTCCGTGCCTGCTATTGTGGGATTACTTGATCCGTAAGAGGCGCAATGATATGCTCAATTATATGCGTGGTCCACTTACGCTACCGTTCCTCGGAAGTGTCCACCTGCATCGTGGCCTGGATGGCGAAA GAGTCATGGACTATGCGTTAGCGAATTGCGCGAAATATGGGAAAATGTATCGAATTTGGATCCTTAATCAGCTGACCATCTTCTGCACCGATCCACGCGATATCGAGATCATACTGAGCAGCACTCAGCACATCAAGAAGAACAGTCTGTACAATCTGATGCTGCCGTGGCTTGGCACCGGTCTCCTCATGAGCGTCGGCAGAAAGTGGCATGCCCGTCGCAAGATTATAACACCCACATTCCATTTTAAGATACTCGAACAGTTTGTGGACATCTTCGATCTGCAGAGCAACATATTGGTGGATCAACTGCAAAAGCATGCCGATGGCAAAACAGCCTTCAATATATTTCCAATCATCTGTCTAACGGCACTTGATATTATCGCAG AAACTGCAATGGGCACCAAGGTCAATGCACAAAGAAGTCCGGATCTACCCTACGTCCGTGCCGTTTTCGA GGTGACGAATATCATAACGTTGCGTTTCATTAAGCCTTGGCAGCGTATTGACTGGATGTTTCGCCTTGTCGAACCGAGCCTGGCCAAAAGGCAGGATACATTAATAAAGACGATGCACGATTTTACCGAGACAGTTATCCAGCAGCGGCGAGATGCGTTGATcaatcatcatcagcagcagcagaagacaaagacaaagacgaATTGTGGCGGCAATGAGTGTGACGATCTTGGCCAGAAACGTCGTATGGCCTTGCTGGATGTCCTACTGCAGTCAACGATCGATGGTGAGCCGCTGAGCAATGAGGATATACGCGAGGAGGTGGACACGTTTATGTTCGAGGGCCATGACACAACCACCAGTGGCATTTCCTTCTGCCTGTACGAGATCTCACGTCATGCGTCCGTGCAACAGCGTCTGGTCAACGAAATCCATGAGGTGCTCGGCGATGACAAGAAGCGTCCGGTGACGTTGCGCGATCTTAATGAGCTCAAGTACTTGGAGTGTGTGATCAAGGAATCGCTGCGCATGCATCCGCCAGTGCCAATAATTGGACGCAACTTGACCGAGGATGTTGACATGC GCGGCCAGCTCATTCCCGCCGGCACCAACTTCATCATCGGTCTATATGCGGTGCTCCGCAGTCCTCGCGAATTTGAGGCGCCCAATGAGTTTCGTCCCGAGCGATTTGCCAGCGATGAGGCGACGATATCGTCACCCGCAAGTTCGCAATCTCGGCCAACGCAGCctcaaatgcaatttcaaaCGCATCCTTATGCCTATGTACCCTTCTCAGCGGGACCGCGCAATTGCATCGGTCAGAAGTATGCGATCCTGGAGATGAAGAGCGTCATTAGCAAAGTCTTACAGCATTTTGAGCTGCTTCCACTTGGCCCGGAACCTCGGCCCATGCTTAGCCTCGTCCTGCGCTCGGCAAATGGGATCCATCTGGGCATGCGTCCTCGGCAGGATCCATAG
- the LOC117784038 gene encoding ribosomal RNA small subunit methyltransferase NEP1 encodes MGGQGKVINRKRKFVGRKADDPEFDLDKKHFKVLHINAAEKRLIIVLEGAQLETVKVHNTFELLNCDDHAGIMRKNQRDPGSCRPDITHQCLLMLFDSPLNRAGLLQVFVRTEHNVLIEINPQTRIPRTFKRFAGLMVQLLHKFQIRANDTSRRLMSVIKNPITDHLPVGCKKYAMSFSGKLVTNCRELVPHGDEGSKSYDEPVVMVIGAFAHGVLKTDYTEELFSISNYPLSAAIACSKLCTAFEEVWGVV; translated from the exons ATGGGCGGCCAGGGCAAAGTGATAAATCGTAAGCGTAAATTTGTGGGTCGCAAGGCTGACGATCCGGAATTCGATTTGGACAAGAAGCATTTTAAAGTATTGCATATAAATGCGGCCGAAAAGCGATTGATAATTGTGCTCGAGGGTGCACAGCTGGAAACTGTAAAG GTGCACAACACATTTGAGCTGCTAAACTGTGACGATCATGCGGGCATTATGCGGAAGAACCAACGCGATCCCGGATCTTGTCGTCCGGACATCACACATCAATGCCTGCTGATGCTCTTCGACTCGCCCCTCAATCGCGCCGGACTGCTGCAGGTGTTTGTGCGCACCGAGCACAATGTGCTCATTGAGATAAATCCACAGACGCGCATTCCGCGCACTTTCAAGCGTTTCGCCGGACTCATGGTGCAATTGCTGCACAAGTTTCAAATACGCGCCAATGACACCTCGCGACGACTGATGAGCGTTATCAAGAATCCCATCACAGATCATTTGCCGGTTGGCTGCAAAAAGTATGCCATGTCCTTTTCGGGCAAACTGGTCACCAATTGCCGCGAACTGGTGCCACACGGTGATGAAGGCAGCAAATCGTACGACGAGCCCGTCGTAATGGTCATTGGCGCCTTTGCTCACGGCGTCCTTAAGACGGACTACACAGAGGAGCTATTCTCCATTAGCAATTATCCGCTGTCGGCGGCCATTGCCTGCTCCAAGCTTTGCACCGCATTCGAGGAGGTCTGGGGAGTGGTTTAA
- the LOC117784021 gene encoding cytochrome P450 4ae1 isoform X1, producing the protein MLFMLIVVALLVLILRFLLRLAFQERCHRRQLHGLAPNVSDVPLIGALWQMRDFQPDNLHEKFTEYVKRYGRSFVATTCGRMVLVTSEPSLVEGVLLSKQQLRKSVVYGALGSWLGNGLLLSRGEHWHAMRKIITPAFHFNILEQHIDVFDRQCSVLIEKLKPLADSSDNSIQQAINIYPYMCLVALDIISEAAMGVGIDAQMNVDSPVVQAVKDVTNTLATRFMRPHLLFPLVFRWCWPSGYRKQHDGIKCLRNFTDDIIERRRQLLHRWEQQPANSQEVAKRAPLLDTLLQASLDGAPLTDAQIRDEVSTFIFAGHDTTTSAASFCLYLLSRNPTVQQCLFDELYAYYGSDMERSVAYNDFAQLSFLHCVVKESLRLYPPIPVVARCLEKNFVFGDANVPAGTNVILLLWKLLRDEKFYREPLRFWPERHLPNNDIDVGLAKSISSYIPFSAGPRNCIGQRFALLELKTILIKMLRHFELLPMGVDVKPSIKIVLRSATGVNLGLKTRSYTQ; encoded by the exons ATGTTGTTTATGCTGATAGTCGTGGCTTTGTTGGTTTTGATACTGCGTTTCCTGCTGCGTTTGGCGTTCCAAGAGCGATGTCATCGCCGGCAATTACATGgtttggcgcccaacgtgtcGGATGTGCCGTTGATTGGAGCACTCTGGCAAATGCGTGACTTTCAGCCGGATA ATTTGCACGAGAAGTTTACGGAATACGTGAAGCGATATGGACGCAGTTTTGTGGCCACTACGTGTGGCAGAATGGTGCTGGTCACCTCGGAGCCCAGTCTGGTGGAGGGTGTGCTCCTGAGCAAGCAGCAACTACGCAAGAGTGTTGTCTACGGTGCACTTGGCAGCTGGCTGGGCAACGGATTGCTTCTGAGTCGCGGCGAGCATTGGCATGCGATGCGCAAGATCATAACGCCAGCATTCCACTTCAACATACTGGAGCAGCACATCGACGTCTTTGACAGGCAGTGTAGTGTGCTCATAGAGAAACTGAAGCCACTGGCAGACAGCAGTGATAACAGCATTCAGCAGGCAATCAATATATATCCTTACATGTGCCTTGTTGCCCTCGACATTATCAGCGAGGCGGCAATGGGCGTCGGCATTGATGCCCAGATGAATGTGGACTCGCCGGTGGTGCAGGCTGTCAAGGA TGTTACCAACACTCTGGCGACACGTTTCATGCGACCGCATCTGCTCTTCCCCTTGGTATTTCGATGGTGCTGGCCCAGCGGCTATCGCAAGCAGCATGATGGCATCAAGTGTTTGCGCAACTTCACCGACGATATCATCGAGCGGCGACGTCAGCTGTTGCATAGATGGGAACAGCAGCCCGCCAATTCACAGGAAGTGGCCAAGCGTGCTCCATTATTGGATACATTGCTGCAGGCAAGCTTGGATGGTGCACCACTGACAGATGCACAGATACGCGATGAGGTGAGCACGTTCATCTTTGCCGGACACGACACGACCACATCAGCAGCGTCCTTCTGCCTGTATCTACTGTCGAGGAATCCCACGGTGCAGCAGTGTTTATTTGACGAACTGTATGCATACTACGGCTCGGATATGGAACGCTCTGTTGCCTATAATGACTTTGCGCAGCTCTCCTTTCTGCATTGCGTCGTCAAGGAGTCGTTGCGCCTGTATCCGCCCATACCAGTCGTGGCACGTTGCCTGGAAAAGAATTTCGTTTTCG GAGATGCAAATGTTCCTGCCGGCACCAATGTGATTTTACTGCTCTGGAAGTTGCTGCGCGATGAGAAGTTCTATAGAGAACCGCTTCGCTTCTGGCCAGAACGACATTTGCCTAATAATGACATTGATGTTGGACTCGCCAAAAGCATCTCTAGTTATATACCATTCAGTGCTGGTCCCCGCAATTGTATTGGTCAACGATTTGCGCTTCTCGAGCTCAAGACGATTCTCATCAAAATGCTGCGTCATTTTGAGCTGCTTCCAATGGGCGTCGATGTAAAGCCGTCAATAAAAATTGTCCTGCGATCAGCTACTGGAGTAAATTTAGGCTTAAAGACTCGCTCATATacgcaataa